The following coding sequences are from one Capsicum annuum cultivar UCD-10X-F1 chromosome 3, UCD10Xv1.1, whole genome shotgun sequence window:
- the LOC107863618 gene encoding heavy metal-associated isoprenylated plant protein 4 isoform X2: protein MLKCDNIMEGDPFKYKGNNTKAQLKGMTVLTSSAEVADEDEDLGGHNYVPSPSLASDHAGSSGIKTTTDASNDDDLRELVVVLEKSILDTASFVRDKRLRRIEKNNKKHQDEVHLGSPPRNRHQVNLEELAVVVIDIVVVDEKVEEEKKEEETKEEKTTDEQDTKKEEEENKKRTAEEEAENKEKPEEEEKPEGS, encoded by the exons ATGTTGAAGTGTGACAACATAATGGAAGGCGACCCATTTAAGTACAAAGGAAACAACACAAAG GCGCAACTAAAAGGCATGACTGTCCTGACTTCATCAGCGGAGGTTgcagatgaagatgaagatttgGGTGGTCACAATTATGTTCCAAGTCCATCACTTGCTTCTGATCATGCTGGTTCAAGTGGAATCAAAACTACAACCGACGCTTCCAATGATGATGACCTGCGTGAGCTAGTTGTTGTGCTCGAGAAAAGTATTTTGGATACTGCTTCTTTTGTTAGAGATAAGAGATTAAGGAGAATCGAGAAGAATAACAAGAAGCATCAAGATGAag TGCACCTCGGCAGTCCCCCTCGTAACCGGCATCAAGTAAACCTTGAAGAACTTGCAGTCGTAGTGATTGACATTGTTGTAGTAGatgaaaaagttgaagaagagaagaaagaagaagaaacaaaagaggAGAAGACAACAGATGAACAAGAtacgaaaaaagaagaagaagaaaataagaagaggacagctgaagaagaagcagaaaataaggaaaaaccagaagaagaagaaaagccAGAAGGAAGTTGA